In one Pseudomonas purpurea genomic region, the following are encoded:
- a CDS encoding PLP-dependent aminotransferase family protein, with product MTSLPLSLSFNPAGIELDRRQGLSRQLYQALRMRVLDGRLASGTRLPASRDLAAALAISRNSVVRAYDQLYAEGFIEGRVGDGTYVAQLPQAAFPTKKLSTKVSTGFSTGLPTGLSTNWLNLPVITSSKVIHGGALERVEQHHLAKPAGGPPRAFRVGIPAFDLFPFEVWAKLNAAFWRKPDLQQLCYGAPEGDERLRGMIAAYLRSSRGMQCSAEQIVITSGAQQGISLCAQLLVEPGDGVAVENPGYRAAGHAFAVAGARLQGVSVDSDGINCAELNGLSDCRLAYVTPSHQYPTGVIMSLARRLELLAWAERTEGWIIEDDYDGEYRYSGAPLAPLAALDRHGRVIYVGTFGKVAFPALRLGYLVLPMGLVEAFAQRRAVDVRHSEVSTQVVMAEFMATGHFQRHIRRMRRAALSRRNTVLAGWPVDTPGMGSLPNVVAGLHMTVPVESQARELELIEKAASVDVEINGLSSYWLLDSSTPVDQRAGLVLGFAAVPEAAIESALTRLRSAWRR from the coding sequence ATGACGAGCCTGCCGCTGTCCTTGTCGTTCAACCCCGCCGGTATCGAACTCGATCGCCGCCAGGGCCTGAGCCGCCAGCTCTATCAAGCCTTACGCATGCGTGTACTCGATGGCCGCCTGGCCAGTGGCACGCGGTTGCCCGCCAGCCGTGATCTGGCGGCAGCCCTGGCGATTTCCCGCAACAGCGTGGTCCGTGCCTACGACCAGCTCTATGCCGAAGGTTTCATCGAAGGGCGGGTTGGCGACGGTACGTATGTGGCTCAATTGCCGCAGGCCGCGTTCCCCACGAAAAAATTATCCACAAAAGTATCCACAGGGTTTTCAACAGGCTTACCCACAGGGTTATCCACAAATTGGTTGAATTTACCTGTGATTACATCCAGTAAAGTTATCCACGGTGGCGCGCTGGAGAGGGTCGAACAGCATCATCTGGCCAAGCCTGCGGGTGGTCCGCCGAGGGCGTTTCGGGTGGGGATTCCGGCCTTCGATCTGTTTCCGTTCGAGGTCTGGGCCAAGCTGAATGCGGCTTTCTGGCGCAAGCCGGATTTGCAGCAATTGTGCTACGGCGCTCCGGAGGGTGACGAGCGTTTGCGTGGCATGATCGCCGCTTACTTGCGCAGTTCGCGGGGCATGCAGTGCAGCGCTGAGCAAATTGTGATCACCAGTGGCGCGCAGCAGGGAATTAGCCTTTGTGCACAGCTGCTGGTCGAGCCCGGTGATGGGGTCGCGGTGGAAAACCCAGGCTATCGCGCCGCCGGCCATGCCTTCGCGGTTGCCGGGGCGCGGTTGCAGGGTGTCTCGGTGGACAGCGACGGCATTAACTGCGCGGAACTCAATGGCCTGAGTGACTGCCGACTGGCCTATGTCACGCCGTCTCATCAGTACCCGACCGGGGTGATCATGAGCCTGGCCCGGCGTCTGGAGTTGCTGGCCTGGGCCGAGCGCACGGAGGGCTGGATCATCGAAGACGATTACGACGGCGAGTACCGCTACAGTGGCGCCCCCCTGGCACCCTTGGCGGCGCTGGATCGGCACGGCCGGGTGATTTACGTCGGGACCTTCGGCAAGGTCGCGTTTCCGGCATTGCGCCTGGGCTATCTGGTGTTGCCGATGGGGCTGGTGGAGGCGTTTGCCCAGCGCCGGGCGGTGGACGTGCGGCACTCCGAGGTCAGCACTCAGGTGGTGATGGCCGAGTTCATGGCCACCGGGCACTTTCAGCGGCATATCCGCCGTATGCGCCGTGCAGCGCTGAGCCGGCGCAACACAGTGCTGGCCGGCTGGCCTGTGGATACTCCAGGAATGGGCAGCCTGCCGAATGTGGTGGCAGGGTTGCATATGACTGTGCCGGTCGAGAGTCAGGCCCGTGAGCTTGAGCTGATCGAAAAGGCCGCCAGCGTCGACGTCGAGATCAACGGCCTGAGCAGCTACTGGCTACTGGACTCAAGCACTCCGGTGGATCAGCGGGCGGGGCTGGTGCTGGGGTTTGCGGCGGTGCCGGAAGCGGCTATCGAGTCGGCGCTGACGCGGTTGCGCAGTGCCTGGCGTCGGTAA
- a CDS encoding helix-turn-helix transcriptional regulator, which yields MSMTVAERTLLIESIQQGLANDTLAIGEAVRRLRVEVTGLHQSQFAKMCKISVRTLVHIEHGEGNQTLKSLNAVFRPFGMQMGVVKIRRTIS from the coding sequence ATGAGCATGACAGTGGCAGAGCGAACGCTGCTGATCGAAAGTATTCAGCAAGGGTTAGCCAACGACACATTGGCCATTGGCGAGGCGGTACGCCGATTGCGGGTTGAGGTGACCGGTTTACACCAAAGCCAGTTCGCCAAGATGTGCAAAATCTCGGTGCGCACGCTGGTGCACATTGAGCACGGAGAAGGGAATCAGACGCTCAAATCACTTAATGCCGTGTTCCGTCCATTCGGGATGCAAATGGGCGTGGTGAAGATTCGACGCACGATCAGCTGA
- the oadA gene encoding sodium-extruding oxaloacetate decarboxylase subunit alpha: protein MSKKIFVTDTILRDAHQSLLATRMRTDDMLPICDKLDKVGYWSLEVWGGATFDACVRFLKEDPWERLRKLRAALPNTRLQMLLRGQNLLGYRHYSDDVVKAFVAKAAVNGIDVFRIFDAMNDVRNLRVAIEAVKAAGKHAQGTIAYTTSPVHTIEAFVAQAKQMEAMGCDSVAIKDMAGLLTPYATGELVKALKSEQSLPVFIHSHDTAGLASMCQLKAIENGADHIDTAISSFAWGTSHPGTESMVAALKGSEFDTGLSLELLQEIGLYFYAVRKKYHQFESEFTAVDTRVQVNQVPGGMISNLANQLKEQGALNRMSEVLAEIPRVREDLGFPPLVTPTSQIVGTQAFFNVLAGERYKTITNEVKLYLQGGYGKAPGTVDEKLRRQAIGSEEVIDVRPADLLKPEMTKLRGEIGALAKSEEDVLTYAMFPDIGRKFLEEREAGTLTPEVLLPIPEAGGVTSASGEGVPTEFVIDVHGETYRVDITGVGVKAEGKRHFYLSIDGMPEEVVFEPLNEFVSGGSSKRKQATAPGHVSTAMPGNIVDVLVKEGDTVKAGQAVLITEAMKMETEVQSAIAGKVTAIHVAKGDRVNPGEILIEIEG from the coding sequence ATGTCCAAAAAGATCTTTGTAACCGACACCATCCTGCGCGACGCCCACCAATCGCTGCTCGCGACCCGCATGCGCACTGACGACATGCTGCCGATCTGCGACAAGCTCGACAAAGTCGGCTACTGGTCGCTGGAAGTCTGGGGTGGCGCGACCTTCGACGCCTGCGTACGTTTCCTCAAGGAAGACCCGTGGGAGCGTCTGCGCAAACTCCGCGCGGCGCTGCCTAACACCCGTCTGCAAATGCTTCTGCGCGGCCAGAACCTGTTGGGCTATCGCCATTACAGCGATGACGTGGTCAAAGCCTTCGTCGCCAAGGCTGCGGTCAACGGCATCGACGTGTTCCGTATCTTCGATGCGATGAACGACGTACGTAACCTGCGGGTCGCGATCGAAGCGGTGAAAGCCGCCGGTAAACACGCCCAGGGCACCATCGCTTACACCACCAGCCCGGTGCACACCATCGAGGCTTTCGTGGCGCAAGCCAAGCAAATGGAAGCCATGGGTTGCGACTCGGTGGCGATCAAGGACATGGCTGGCCTGCTGACTCCGTACGCCACCGGCGAACTGGTCAAGGCATTGAAATCCGAACAGTCGCTGCCAGTGTTTATTCACTCCCACGACACTGCCGGCCTGGCTTCGATGTGCCAACTCAAGGCTATCGAGAACGGCGCCGATCACATCGACACCGCCATCTCCAGCTTCGCCTGGGGCACTAGCCATCCGGGCACCGAGTCGATGGTCGCCGCCCTGAAAGGCAGCGAGTTCGACACCGGCCTGAGCCTGGAACTGCTGCAGGAAATCGGTCTGTACTTCTACGCCGTGCGCAAGAAGTACCACCAGTTTGAAAGCGAATTCACTGCCGTCGACACCCGCGTGCAAGTCAACCAAGTGCCGGGCGGGATGATTTCCAACCTGGCCAACCAGTTGAAAGAGCAGGGCGCGCTGAATCGCATGAGCGAAGTGCTGGCCGAAATCCCGCGCGTTCGCGAAGACCTCGGCTTCCCGCCGCTGGTGACCCCGACGTCGCAGATCGTCGGCACCCAGGCGTTCTTCAACGTGTTGGCCGGTGAGCGCTATAAAACCATCACCAACGAAGTGAAGCTCTACCTGCAAGGTGGCTACGGCAAGGCGCCGGGCACTGTCGACGAGAAGCTGCGTCGTCAGGCAATTGGCAGCGAAGAAGTGATCGACGTGCGCCCGGCTGACCTGCTCAAACCGGAAATGACCAAGCTGCGCGGCGAGATCGGTGCCTTGGCCAAGTCCGAAGAAGACGTGCTGACCTATGCCATGTTCCCGGACATCGGGCGCAAGTTCCTCGAAGAACGCGAAGCCGGCACCCTGACACCGGAAGTGTTGCTGCCGATTCCTGAAGCCGGTGGCGTGACCTCGGCGAGTGGTGAAGGCGTGCCGACCGAGTTCGTCATCGACGTTCACGGCGAAACCTACCGCGTCGACATCACCGGTGTCGGCGTCAAGGCTGAAGGCAAGCGTCACTTCTACCTGTCCATCGACGGCATGCCGGAAGAAGTGGTGTTCGAACCGCTCAACGAGTTCGTCAGCGGCGGCAGCAGCAAACGCAAGCAGGCCACCGCTCCGGGCCACGTCAGCACTGCCATGCCAGGCAACATCGTCGATGTGCTGGTCAAGGAAGGCGACACCGTGAAAGCCGGCCAGGCCGTGTTGATCACCGAAGCGATGAAGATGGAAACCGAAGTGCAATCGGCCATCGCAGGCAAAGTCACCGCCATCCATGTGGCCAAGGGCGACCGGGTCAACCCGGGCGAAATCCTGATCGAGATCGAAGGCTGA
- a CDS encoding autotransporter domain-containing protein, translating to MPILHTHRPHHLALAIALAFGGIEMSHAQQTEPAVTEAKPHPVKAKKITKPKSKILVPPAMEPVTADRNRSQAIPVNDPLLVDTTLDDNEPAAPEGLIAALTPELPAEVAKNAPDAVQQGVDGPTVQELFSAFAAASTTHHTHIETTDGFAEKISDGNDLVILTTGARQEGIIDGGGGLNGLKLNAVEGGTLGETRNFRGLLVEQGVWNLTGFNDFSHGVGVLNASTLYNQGSIAGDVMVETGGLYGGAGSVNSLFVDGGLSVSSALGAARVRQDLYLNEGAIVFYGIDTEGRSATVVVEGTATIGGATLAINAANADHPLTSKHAVLQAGNVVGTFAAVTNNLAYMTPTLTYTDTSVDLTYARNDVPLKSAATTDNARQVANSLESEKPAEAPAPSAPAIASTTQTPKTVANNTAVNALLTTSMSTAGAALEQLAGGSNANLANATLSSVRPVSASMLSAMRQLSNDASQQDRSTPQLATGHGTHGRVWVQALGNTSTVNGHQSSSVLKQHTHGLVVGADWSLDSEWRVGVLGGKSQTRLDGTQLDGDLDNWYLGAYALRQSGPLALRFGATYGSHDGTTKRNIAFNRFSDTPKGSYDASSQQAFAELGYNLGSGRLSAEPFVNLGYERYQRDSYQEKGGAAALKVDKQIQDNLNSTFGLRLAHLSPLDNGMSLTPRMSAGWKHTYGDISRSTRQALVSGGKAFNVQGSALDRDNVLLEAGLDLAVSTQHTLSVAYNGEVGSNNRDNGVMGQWRMSF from the coding sequence ATGCCCATTCTGCACACTCATCGCCCACACCATCTTGCCCTGGCAATCGCCCTCGCCTTCGGCGGCATCGAAATGTCCCACGCGCAGCAAACAGAGCCCGCCGTCACCGAGGCCAAGCCCCATCCCGTAAAAGCCAAAAAAATTACGAAGCCCAAATCCAAGATCCTCGTGCCCCCTGCAATGGAGCCGGTCACAGCCGATCGCAATCGCAGTCAGGCGATTCCCGTTAATGATCCGTTGCTCGTCGACACGACCCTTGACGACAATGAACCTGCGGCGCCTGAAGGATTGATCGCTGCGCTGACGCCTGAACTCCCAGCCGAAGTGGCTAAAAACGCCCCTGATGCGGTGCAACAGGGCGTTGATGGGCCCACGGTCCAGGAGCTGTTCAGCGCTTTCGCAGCGGCATCCACCACTCACCACACCCATATCGAAACCACGGATGGCTTTGCCGAAAAAATCAGTGATGGCAATGACCTGGTGATCCTGACCACCGGTGCCCGGCAGGAGGGCATCATCGATGGTGGCGGTGGCTTGAACGGTTTGAAACTCAATGCCGTCGAGGGTGGCACGCTGGGTGAAACCCGCAACTTCAGGGGACTGCTGGTGGAACAGGGTGTCTGGAACCTGACCGGCTTCAACGACTTCAGTCATGGCGTCGGAGTCCTCAACGCAAGCACCCTGTACAACCAGGGCAGTATCGCCGGCGATGTGATGGTCGAAACCGGTGGCCTCTACGGGGGTGCCGGCTCAGTCAACAGTCTGTTTGTAGACGGCGGCTTGTCGGTCAGTTCAGCGCTTGGCGCCGCCAGGGTTCGTCAGGACTTGTACCTGAACGAGGGCGCCATTGTGTTCTACGGCATCGACACCGAAGGCCGAAGCGCTACCGTTGTTGTCGAAGGTACGGCGACCATCGGCGGCGCCACGCTGGCAATCAATGCAGCCAATGCCGATCACCCGCTGACCAGCAAGCATGCCGTGCTTCAGGCTGGCAACGTAGTGGGAACATTCGCCGCCGTCACCAACAACCTGGCGTACATGACGCCCACCCTGACCTACACCGACACCTCTGTCGACCTGACCTATGCCCGCAACGATGTGCCACTGAAAAGCGCCGCCACCACCGACAACGCCCGCCAGGTCGCCAACAGCCTCGAATCCGAAAAGCCTGCTGAAGCACCTGCCCCCTCTGCTCCCGCCATAGCCAGCACAACGCAAACACCGAAGACGGTTGCGAACAATACCGCCGTCAATGCACTGCTCACGACTAGTATGTCCACCGCTGGAGCAGCACTGGAGCAACTGGCCGGTGGCAGCAACGCCAACCTCGCCAATGCCACCTTGAGCAGCGTTCGGCCAGTGAGTGCCAGCATGCTTTCAGCCATGCGCCAGTTGAGCAACGACGCGAGCCAGCAAGACCGCTCGACACCACAACTTGCCACCGGTCACGGCACCCACGGTCGGGTCTGGGTTCAGGCTCTGGGCAACACCTCCACGGTCAACGGTCACCAGAGCAGCAGCGTGCTGAAGCAGCACACTCACGGCCTGGTAGTCGGCGCGGACTGGTCACTCGACAGCGAATGGCGCGTGGGTGTGCTGGGTGGCAAATCACAGACCCGTCTCGACGGAACACAGCTCGATGGCGATCTCGACAACTGGTACCTCGGCGCCTATGCCCTGCGCCAAAGTGGCCCGCTGGCACTGCGGTTCGGCGCGACCTATGGCAGTCATGACGGAACCACCAAACGCAATATTGCCTTCAACCGCTTCAGCGACACCCCCAAAGGCAGCTATGACGCCAGCAGCCAGCAAGCCTTTGCCGAACTCGGTTACAACCTGGGCAGCGGCCGTTTAAGCGCGGAACCCTTCGTCAACCTGGGCTATGAGCGCTACCAGCGCGACAGCTATCAGGAGAAAGGTGGCGCCGCAGCCTTGAAGGTCGACAAGCAAATCCAGGACAACCTCAACAGCACCTTTGGCCTGAGGTTGGCACATCTGAGCCCACTGGATAACGGTATGAGCCTGACCCCTCGCATGAGTGCCGGCTGGAAGCACACGTACGGCGACATCAGCCGCTCTACGCGACAGGCATTGGTGTCGGGTGGAAAGGCGTTCAACGTTCAAGGCAGCGCACTGGATCGGGACAATGTGCTGTTGGAAGCAGGGCTGGATCTGGCCGTTTCGACGCAACACACCCTGAGCGTTGCCTACAACGGCGAGGTTGGTAGCAACAATCGCGACAATGGCGTGATGGGTCAGTGGCGGATGAGCTTCTAA
- a CDS encoding FMN-binding negative transcriptional regulator, translated as MYTPSAFAIDDLPSLHQQILDTRLAILVTHSPQGLQASHLPLLLSPEQGPNGTLYGHLARTNAQWQALEAGAEALVIFAGADAYVSPSFYPAKAEHGKVVPTWNYVAVHAYGTADVFSDAHRLRNLVSALTDRHESGRAQPWKVDDAPSHYIDGMLKAIVGFALPIQRLEGKRKLSQNRSTADIAGVREGLSVSPDLHDQALAHLMPKE; from the coding sequence ATGTACACCCCCAGCGCCTTTGCCATCGACGACCTCCCTTCCCTGCATCAGCAGATTCTCGACACGCGCCTGGCCATACTGGTCACTCACAGCCCGCAAGGCTTGCAGGCCAGCCATCTGCCGCTGCTGCTGAGCCCCGAACAAGGGCCCAATGGCACCCTCTACGGCCACCTCGCCCGCACCAATGCGCAGTGGCAGGCACTGGAAGCCGGGGCCGAGGCGCTGGTGATCTTTGCCGGGGCCGATGCCTATGTCAGCCCCTCGTTCTACCCCGCCAAAGCCGAACACGGCAAAGTCGTACCGACCTGGAACTACGTGGCCGTACACGCCTATGGCACGGCCGACGTGTTCAGCGACGCCCATCGCTTGCGCAACCTGGTCAGCGCCCTGACCGATCGCCATGAAAGCGGCCGCGCCCAACCGTGGAAAGTCGACGACGCGCCCTCCCACTACATCGATGGCATGCTCAAGGCCATCGTCGGGTTCGCCCTGCCGATCCAGCGCCTGGAAGGCAAACGCAAACTCAGTCAGAACCGCAGTACCGCAGACATCGCCGGCGTACGTGAGGGGTTGAGCGTCAGCCCCGACCTGCACGACCAGGCCCTCGCCCACTTGATGCCCAAGGAATGA
- a CDS encoding GNAT family protein → MPTSLADWKGVPPPSVQLIEGRFIRLEKLDPARHADGLFKALQGPGADPKLWDYLPYGPFPERSTFNDWLNNHAASSDPYFFCVIDRASGDVQGMLSLMSIVPAQGRIEIGHVTFGAPMQRSPKSTEAVYLLAKESFALGYRRLEWKCNNGNARSKYAAERLGFSFEGVFRQHMVVKGQNRDTAWYSILDSEWLAIGAGFEKWLSDENQTASGQLKSLLECRA, encoded by the coding sequence ATGCCGACTTCACTCGCCGACTGGAAAGGCGTACCGCCTCCCTCGGTTCAACTGATCGAAGGGCGCTTCATTCGCCTGGAAAAACTCGACCCTGCGCGTCACGCCGACGGCTTGTTCAAAGCCCTGCAAGGCCCGGGCGCCGACCCGAAGCTGTGGGATTACTTGCCTTACGGTCCGTTCCCGGAGCGCAGCACGTTCAACGACTGGCTGAACAACCACGCCGCCAGCAGCGACCCGTATTTCTTCTGCGTGATCGACCGCGCCAGCGGCGACGTGCAAGGCATGCTCAGCCTGATGTCGATCGTCCCGGCCCAGGGCCGCATCGAAATCGGCCACGTCACCTTCGGTGCGCCGATGCAGCGCTCACCGAAAAGCACCGAAGCGGTGTACCTGTTGGCCAAGGAGTCGTTCGCCCTGGGCTACCGTCGCCTGGAATGGAAGTGCAACAACGGCAACGCCCGCTCCAAGTACGCCGCCGAACGCCTGGGCTTCAGCTTCGAAGGCGTCTTCCGCCAACACATGGTGGTCAAGGGCCAGAACCGCGACACGGCGTGGTACTCGATCCTGGACTCGGAATGGCTGGCGATTGGGGCGGGGTTTGAAAAATGGTTGTCGGATGAGAATCAGACAGCGTCAGGTCAGTTGAAAAGCCTGCTGGAATGCCGCGCCTGA
- a CDS encoding acetyl-CoA carboxylase biotin carboxylase subunit codes for MITKILIANRGEIAVRIVRACAEMGIRSVAIYSDADRHALHVKRADEAHSIGAEPLAGYLNPRKLVNLAVETGCDALHPGYGFLSENAELADICAERGIKFIGPSAEVIRRMGDKTEARRSMIKAGVPVTPGTEGNVADIAEALTEGDRIGYPVMLKATSGGGGRGIRRCNSREELEQAFPRVISEATKAFGSAEVFLEKCIVNPKHIEAQILGDSFGNVVHLFERDCSIQRRNQKLIEIAPSPQLTPEQRAYIGDLSVRAAKAVGYENAGTVEFLLAEGEVYFMEMNTRVQVEHTITEEITGIDIVREQIRIASGLPLSVKQEDIQHRGFALQFRINAEDPKNNFLPSFGKITRYYAPGGPGVRTDTAIYTGYTIPPFYDSMCLKLVVWALTWEEAMDRGLRALDDMRLQGVKTTAAYYQEILRNPEFRSGQFNTSFVESHPELTNYSIKRKPEELALAIAAAIAAHAGL; via the coding sequence GTGATAACAAAGATCCTGATCGCCAACCGTGGTGAAATTGCCGTACGAATCGTACGTGCCTGCGCCGAGATGGGCATTCGCTCGGTCGCGATCTATTCCGACGCTGACCGCCATGCCCTGCATGTGAAGCGTGCGGACGAAGCCCACAGCATCGGTGCCGAACCGCTGGCCGGCTACCTGAACCCGCGCAAGCTGGTGAACCTGGCCGTGGAAACCGGTTGCGACGCGTTGCACCCAGGTTATGGCTTTCTCTCGGAGAACGCCGAACTGGCCGACATCTGCGCCGAACGTGGAATCAAATTCATTGGCCCGTCGGCGGAAGTCATTCGCCGCATGGGCGACAAGACCGAAGCCCGACGCAGCATGATCAAGGCCGGTGTGCCGGTCACGCCGGGCACTGAAGGCAACGTCGCCGACATCGCCGAAGCCCTGACCGAAGGCGATCGCATCGGTTACCCGGTGATGCTCAAGGCCACTTCCGGTGGTGGCGGTCGCGGCATTCGTCGCTGCAACAGCCGCGAAGAATTGGAACAGGCTTTCCCACGAGTGATTTCCGAAGCCACCAAGGCCTTTGGTTCGGCGGAAGTGTTCCTCGAAAAATGCATCGTCAATCCCAAGCACATCGAAGCGCAGATCCTTGGCGACAGCTTTGGCAACGTGGTGCACCTGTTCGAGCGTGATTGCTCGATCCAGCGTCGTAACCAGAAGCTGATCGAGATCGCCCCGAGCCCGCAACTGACCCCGGAACAGCGCGCCTACATCGGCGACCTGTCGGTACGCGCGGCCAAAGCTGTGGGTTACGAGAACGCCGGCACCGTGGAGTTCCTGCTCGCCGAGGGCGAGGTGTACTTCATGGAAATGAACACCCGGGTGCAGGTGGAACACACCATCACCGAAGAAATCACCGGCATCGACATCGTCCGTGAACAGATCCGCATCGCCTCCGGCCTGCCGCTTTCGGTGAAACAGGAAGACATCCAGCACCGCGGTTTTGCGCTGCAATTCCGGATCAACGCCGAAGACCCGAAAAACAACTTCCTGCCGAGCTTCGGCAAGATCACCCGTTACTACGCCCCCGGCGGCCCCGGCGTGCGCACCGACACGGCGATCTATACCGGTTACACCATTCCGCCGTTCTACGATTCCATGTGCCTGAAACTGGTGGTGTGGGCGTTGACCTGGGAAGAGGCGATGGACCGTGGCTTGCGCGCCCTGGACGACATGCGTCTGCAAGGGGTCAAGACCACTGCCGCCTATTACCAGGAAATCCTGCGTAACCCGGAATTCCGTAGCGGTCAGTTCAACACCAGTTTCGTTGAAAGCCACCCTGAGCTGACCAACTACTCGATCAAGCGCAAACCCGAAGAGCTGGCCCTGGCCATCGCCGCCGCCATCGCCGCCCACGCAGGCCTGTGA
- a CDS encoding HipA domain-containing protein, whose translation MLELTLQIHASGEWQDAMVLTFDDPEQGFASRCSFGYELGYLIDNVFDIPSPFARAVSANVPIAWEGQRTPAVPAFLHDIAPAGAAKRFLMTRIGHDKPEGISADLFLLARSTPGPIGNMRIKESLETLSSRPAVGFARDDVISRDNRFLEYAYEQGAAIGGATGAGGEAPKLLLTENREGLLYPDAVLDDTEVTQHWFVKFARNQGTQTDKDILRSEFHYYKALQTLGIDTVATAGLALEEATKPSLWMQRFDRRLSEQGVERLAVESIYSLAGVTTPGSAMDHMVVIRLLSDLWEAAGQGAQIEDLVVDYLRRDLLNKILGNSDNHGRNTAIIRRDASFELAPIYDLAPMVMDDEGITRTTKWPRDLEVAGDVDWRGVCNALTGIVDSQVVFERLREQANRLRALPDILTESGLPEVTMNHPRIALRHLEQRFREWGLQ comes from the coding sequence ATGCTGGAGCTGACATTACAAATACATGCGAGCGGGGAATGGCAGGACGCCATGGTCTTGACGTTCGATGACCCGGAGCAAGGCTTCGCCAGTCGGTGTAGCTTTGGCTATGAGTTGGGTTATCTGATCGACAACGTCTTTGACATACCCAGTCCTTTCGCTCGGGCTGTGAGTGCCAATGTTCCCATTGCCTGGGAGGGCCAGCGAACCCCGGCGGTTCCGGCGTTTTTGCACGACATTGCGCCTGCGGGGGCAGCCAAACGATTCCTTATGACGCGCATTGGTCACGACAAGCCAGAGGGCATCAGCGCCGACCTGTTTTTACTGGCACGCAGTACACCGGGCCCCATTGGCAATATGCGGATCAAGGAATCGCTTGAAACACTGAGCAGCCGCCCGGCAGTGGGCTTTGCGCGTGACGACGTGATCTCGCGCGACAATCGCTTTCTGGAATACGCCTACGAACAAGGTGCGGCCATTGGTGGTGCGACGGGGGCAGGTGGTGAAGCGCCCAAGCTGTTGCTGACAGAAAACCGCGAAGGCCTGTTGTATCCGGATGCAGTGCTGGATGACACCGAGGTGACACAGCACTGGTTTGTGAAGTTCGCCCGTAACCAAGGCACACAAACCGATAAAGACATCCTCAGAAGCGAATTCCATTACTACAAGGCGCTGCAAACGCTCGGTATCGACACCGTGGCGACAGCAGGGCTGGCTTTGGAAGAAGCGACAAAACCCAGTTTGTGGATGCAGCGTTTTGACCGTCGTTTAAGCGAGCAGGGTGTCGAGCGGCTGGCGGTTGAGTCGATTTACTCGCTGGCCGGAGTGACTACTCCAGGAAGTGCCATGGATCACATGGTGGTGATCCGGCTTCTCTCTGACCTTTGGGAGGCTGCAGGGCAAGGGGCGCAGATTGAGGATCTGGTGGTGGATTACTTGCGTCGCGACCTGCTCAACAAAATATTGGGCAACTCCGATAACCACGGACGTAACACCGCGATCATCCGCCGTGACGCTTCGTTTGAACTGGCGCCGATCTACGACCTGGCACCGATGGTCATGGACGACGAAGGCATCACTCGGACCACAAAATGGCCACGGGATCTGGAGGTGGCGGGGGATGTCGATTGGCGTGGCGTCTGTAATGCATTAACGGGGATTGTCGATTCGCAGGTGGTCTTCGAGCGGTTGCGCGAGCAAGCCAATCGCTTGCGGGCACTGCCGGACATACTGACCGAAAGCGGTCTGCCTGAGGTGACGATGAATCACCCTCGCATTGCTCTGCGACACCTTGAGCAACGTTTTAGAGAGTGGGGACTGCAATGA